From Pseudomonas sp. stari2, a single genomic window includes:
- a CDS encoding DUF3325 domain-containing protein has product MLLALLLCYAGFMSLCLSMPRHHDELLGHKSSTRRAKSLKFAGWLLLCLSLWVAVAANGWGFGLVDWFAVLMFSALVLVLLMPYRPKLALVLAALSLLATPVAAWVW; this is encoded by the coding sequence ATGCTGCTGGCGTTGTTGCTGTGCTACGCCGGATTCATGTCGCTGTGTCTGTCGATGCCGCGGCATCACGACGAGCTGCTGGGCCACAAGTCTTCCACCCGACGCGCAAAAAGTCTGAAATTCGCCGGTTGGTTGCTGCTGTGCCTTTCACTCTGGGTCGCCGTGGCTGCCAACGGCTGGGGGTTCGGGCTGGTCGACTGGTTCGCTGTGTTGATGTTCAGCGCATTGGTGCTGGTGCTGCTGATGCCTTATCGACCGAAACTGGCATTGGTGCTGGCGGCGTTGAGTCTGTTGGCAACGCCGGTCGCCGCATGGGTATGGTGA
- a CDS encoding HAAAP family serine/threonine permease: MTDVRTPAAENPAVDRTRNDETAHKGWSKFDTTWMLGLYGTAIGAGTLFLPINAGVGGFWPLLILALLAFPMTFFAHRGLTRFVLSGRSGDITEVVEEHFGIGAGKLITLLYFFAIFPILLVYSVALTNTLTSFLEHQLHIAPPPRAVLSLALILSLMAIVRCGQSVIVKAMSVLVYPFVAALLLLGISLIPNWNGAFFASTQEPMQMSVFIKTLWLAIPVMVFSFNHSPIISAFAVDQKQRYGDQAERKSSGILAMAHGMMVVTVMFFCFSCVLALSPADLAAAKAQNISILSYLANHFQTPVIAYAAPLIALVAITKSFLGHYIGASEGFQGMIVKSLRGRGRVVSASWLNRATALFMILSCWAVATFNPSILGMIETLGGPVIACLLFLMPMYAIRRVPSLRQYSGQVSNVFVVLIGLIALSAIIYSVLP; encoded by the coding sequence ATGACCGATGTACGTACACCTGCTGCCGAAAATCCTGCTGTAGACCGCACACGCAATGACGAAACCGCCCACAAGGGCTGGAGCAAATTCGACACCACCTGGATGCTCGGCCTGTACGGCACGGCCATCGGTGCCGGTACACTGTTCCTGCCGATCAACGCCGGTGTCGGCGGCTTCTGGCCGTTGCTGATCCTGGCGTTGCTGGCGTTCCCGATGACCTTCTTTGCGCACCGGGGCCTGACCCGCTTCGTGCTGTCGGGCCGCTCCGGTGACATCACCGAAGTGGTGGAAGAACACTTCGGCATTGGCGCCGGCAAACTGATCACGCTGCTGTATTTTTTCGCGATCTTCCCGATCCTGCTGGTGTACAGCGTGGCGCTGACCAACACCCTGACCAGCTTCCTCGAACACCAGTTGCACATCGCCCCGCCGCCGCGCGCGGTGCTGTCGCTGGCGCTGATCCTCAGCCTGATGGCCATCGTGCGTTGCGGTCAGAGCGTGATCGTCAAAGCCATGAGCGTGCTGGTGTATCCGTTCGTCGCCGCGTTGCTGCTGCTCGGCATCAGCCTGATTCCGAACTGGAACGGTGCATTCTTCGCCAGCACCCAGGAACCAATGCAAATGTCGGTGTTCATTAAAACCCTGTGGCTGGCGATCCCGGTGATGGTGTTCTCGTTCAACCATTCGCCGATCATTTCCGCGTTCGCCGTCGACCAGAAACAGCGCTATGGCGATCAGGCCGAGCGCAAGAGCAGCGGCATTCTCGCCATGGCTCACGGCATGATGGTCGTCACGGTGATGTTCTTCTGCTTCAGTTGCGTGCTGGCGCTGTCGCCGGCGGATCTGGCAGCGGCCAAGGCGCAGAACATTTCGATCCTGTCGTACCTGGCCAACCACTTCCAGACCCCGGTCATCGCTTACGCCGCGCCGCTGATTGCGCTGGTGGCGATCACCAAATCCTTCCTCGGCCACTACATCGGCGCCAGCGAAGGCTTCCAGGGCATGATCGTCAAAAGCCTGCGGGGTCGTGGCCGGGTGGTGTCGGCGAGCTGGCTGAACCGTGCGACCGCGCTGTTCATGATCCTCAGTTGCTGGGCCGTGGCGACTTTCAACCCGAGCATCCTCGGCATGATCGAAACCCTCGGCGGGCCGGTGATTGCCTGCCTGTTGTTCCTGATGCCGATGTACGCGATCCGCCGCGTGCCATCCTTGCGCCAGTATTCGGGCCAGGTATCCAACGTGTTCGTGGTGCTGATCGGCCTGATTGCACTGTCGGCGATCATCTATTCGGTTCTG
- a CDS encoding DUF3649 domain-containing protein yields the protein MKAKPAALPMSYRLAVTSRVLAAVFGGYLVAALASVTLTLWLPLNRAEAVITGMTVSFLVYLVAVLWCFACRSAWAAWVGLLVPSVILATISGAARGLGYA from the coding sequence ATGAAAGCCAAACCCGCCGCACTCCCTATGTCCTATCGTCTGGCCGTCACTTCGCGGGTACTCGCGGCGGTGTTTGGTGGCTATCTGGTCGCGGCGCTGGCCAGTGTCACGCTGACCCTGTGGTTGCCGCTGAACCGCGCCGAAGCGGTCATCACCGGCATGACCGTCTCGTTCCTCGTCTATCTGGTAGCCGTGCTCTGGTGCTTCGCCTGCCGCAGCGCTTGGGCAGCGTGGGTCGGCTTGCTGGTGCCGAGCGTCATTCTGGCGACGATCTCCGGCGCCGCTCGGGGTCTGGGTTACGCATGA
- a CDS encoding HPF/RaiA family ribosome-associated protein: MQIQVNSDNHIQSSKRLEEWVRTTIESTLDRYEEDLTRVEVHLSDENGDKPGPHDLRCQLEARPKGHQPISVTHKADSLEQAIDGAAEKLEHALEHLFGKLRGKPRAAVVPFERKANDRLLEEEFLENEQAAINS; this comes from the coding sequence ATGCAAATCCAAGTCAACAGCGACAACCATATTCAAAGCAGCAAACGACTGGAGGAGTGGGTACGAACCACAATTGAGAGCACGCTCGACCGTTATGAGGAAGACCTGACCCGTGTCGAAGTCCATCTGAGCGACGAGAACGGTGACAAACCGGGTCCCCATGATTTGCGCTGCCAACTGGAGGCGCGGCCAAAAGGCCATCAACCGATTTCCGTCACCCACAAAGCCGATTCGCTGGAACAGGCGATCGATGGTGCAGCCGAAAAACTGGAGCACGCGCTGGAGCACCTGTTTGGCAAACTGCGCGGAAAACCGCGAGCCGCTGTGGTGCCGTTCGAAAGAAAGGCGAATGACCGGTTGCTGGAGGAAGAGTTTCTGGAAAACGAACAGGCAGCGATCAACAGTTGA
- a CDS encoding RNA polymerase sigma factor produces the protein MLIGHPPESRDDEPSGARAHFLQVFLSQRPQMEALVNRRVGCRATAADLVQDLFLRFWRRPLVQVEELSTYLLRCAGNIAIDHLRSEGARVRVNEGWQPDEPDSSASEPQAALEAGNDLRHVEAALRALPERTRQIFLLNRIHGRKYAEIAKAMGLSQSAVEKHMMRALEACKASLREPAPRLPGKAP, from the coding sequence ATGCTGATCGGTCACCCCCCTGAATCCCGCGACGACGAACCGAGTGGTGCGCGTGCACATTTTCTTCAGGTGTTCCTCTCGCAGCGTCCGCAGATGGAAGCGTTGGTGAACCGCCGCGTCGGTTGCCGGGCGACGGCAGCAGACCTGGTGCAGGATCTGTTCTTGCGATTCTGGCGCCGGCCGCTCGTTCAGGTGGAAGAACTCAGCACTTATCTTCTGCGCTGTGCCGGCAACATCGCCATCGATCATTTGCGCAGCGAAGGTGCGCGGGTGCGGGTCAACGAAGGCTGGCAGCCGGATGAGCCGGACAGCAGTGCCAGCGAACCGCAGGCGGCGCTCGAAGCGGGCAACGATTTGCGCCACGTCGAAGCGGCTTTGCGTGCGTTGCCCGAACGCACGCGGCAGATCTTTTTGCTCAATCGCATCCACGGGCGCAAGTACGCCGAAATCGCCAAGGCCATGGGCCTGTCCCAAAGCGCTGTGGAAAAACATATGATGCGCGCCCTCGAGGCCTGCAAGGCCAGCCTGCGCGAACCCGCGCCACGCCTGCCAGGGAAAGCACCGTGA
- a CDS encoding sigma-70 family RNA polymerase sigma factor, whose product MSSAHPVESLYQAHHSWLTGWLRRKLGCPDSAADLAQDTFIRVLTAREPPVIIEPRAFLTTLAKRVLFNHYRRQDLERAYLDTLAQMPEVVAPSEEEKAIILQTLMELDQLLDGLPRAVKRAFLLAQVDGLTYPQIAAELGISVATVKRHLNKAAMRCYFAL is encoded by the coding sequence TTGTCGTCCGCCCATCCCGTCGAATCGCTGTATCAGGCCCATCACAGCTGGCTCACCGGCTGGCTGCGGCGCAAACTCGGCTGCCCGGACAGCGCCGCCGATCTGGCCCAGGACACGTTCATCCGGGTGCTGACCGCACGAGAACCACCGGTGATCATCGAGCCCCGGGCGTTTCTCACCACCCTGGCCAAGCGCGTGCTGTTCAACCATTACCGTCGCCAGGATCTGGAGCGCGCCTACCTCGACACCCTCGCGCAGATGCCGGAAGTGGTCGCGCCTTCGGAAGAAGAGAAAGCGATCATCCTTCAAACCCTGATGGAGCTGGATCAGTTGCTCGACGGTCTGCCGCGTGCGGTCAAACGTGCATTTCTGCTGGCACAGGTCGATGGCCTGACGTACCCGCAGATTGCCGCTGAACTGGGCATCTCCGTGGCCACGGTCAAACGTCATCTGAACAAAGCGGCAATGCGCTGCTACTTCGCCCTGTGA
- a CDS encoding PepSY-associated TM helix domain-containing protein — MKEGFRQAMAWLHTWTGLVFGWLLFAIFLTGTLAYFKDETNHWMQPEIPSRPLNAESSLTLAQAYLQQRAADAPSWQITLPDAREPRVSVGWQAPGKPGARGRFTEKILDAQTGAEVPVRKSFGGEFFYRFHFQLQMPYPWGRWLATSAAMVMFIALITGIITHKKIFKDFFTFRPRKGQRTWLDGHNAVGVLVLPFHLMITYSSLVIFMAMVMPASLLASYGNDRSAFYDEVFPEAPTPKRAGVPSTLPVMAPLLARASEHWGGGHAARVTVNNPGDANASVQVSRASSDKITYEYGSDVTFNAVTGQILGATPAKPLPMTIAGSFYGLHIGHFAGPMLRWLYFICGLAGTAMIGTGLVIWLGKRQLKHAKTGVMPFELRLVEVLNIASMVGLVSAVAAFFWANRLLPLSLDGRANWEVNAFFIAWGLSIVHALLRPGRKAWVEQLTLAALLFTTVPLLNALTTSHHLGVTLKQGDWALAGFDLTCLGAGLFLAWAAWKMQCADHAVRVKKTPRETPRPITLEQGTH; from the coding sequence ATGAAAGAAGGTTTTCGCCAGGCGATGGCCTGGCTGCACACCTGGACCGGACTGGTCTTCGGTTGGCTGCTGTTCGCGATTTTCCTGACCGGGACGCTGGCCTATTTCAAGGACGAGACCAATCACTGGATGCAGCCGGAAATCCCGTCACGCCCGCTCAATGCCGAATCGAGCCTGACGCTGGCGCAAGCCTACCTGCAACAGCGTGCGGCCGACGCGCCGAGTTGGCAGATCACACTTCCCGATGCGCGCGAGCCCAGGGTCTCTGTAGGTTGGCAAGCCCCTGGCAAACCCGGCGCGCGCGGCCGATTCACCGAAAAAATCCTCGACGCCCAGACCGGTGCCGAAGTGCCTGTGCGCAAAAGCTTCGGCGGCGAATTCTTCTACCGCTTCCACTTCCAGCTGCAAATGCCTTATCCATGGGGCCGCTGGCTGGCGACCAGTGCCGCGATGGTGATGTTCATCGCGCTGATTACCGGCATCATCACCCACAAGAAAATCTTCAAGGACTTCTTCACCTTCCGTCCGCGCAAAGGCCAGCGCACCTGGCTCGACGGGCACAACGCGGTGGGTGTGCTGGTGCTGCCCTTTCACCTGATGATCACCTACAGCAGCCTGGTGATCTTCATGGCGATGGTTATGCCGGCGAGCCTTTTGGCGTCCTACGGCAACGATCGCAGTGCGTTTTACGACGAAGTGTTTCCCGAAGCGCCGACCCCGAAGCGTGCAGGCGTACCCTCCACGTTGCCGGTGATGGCGCCGTTGCTGGCACGTGCGAGCGAGCACTGGGGCGGCGGACATGCAGCGCGGGTGACCGTGAACAATCCCGGCGACGCCAATGCCTCGGTGCAGGTGTCGCGTGCCAGCTCCGACAAGATCACCTACGAATACGGCAGCGACGTGACCTTCAACGCCGTGACCGGGCAAATCCTCGGTGCGACCCCGGCCAAACCGCTGCCGATGACGATTGCTGGCAGTTTCTATGGTCTGCACATCGGCCACTTTGCCGGCCCGATGCTGCGTTGGCTGTATTTCATTTGCGGCTTGGCCGGCACGGCAATGATCGGTACCGGACTGGTGATCTGGCTTGGCAAACGTCAGCTCAAACATGCCAAGACCGGGGTCATGCCGTTCGAGTTGCGGCTGGTCGAAGTGCTGAACATCGCCAGCATGGTCGGGCTGGTCAGTGCGGTTGCGGCGTTCTTCTGGGCCAACCGTCTGTTGCCACTGAGCCTCGACGGCCGGGCCAATTGGGAAGTGAACGCGTTCTTCATCGCTTGGGGTTTGAGCATCGTGCATGCGTTGCTCCGGCCCGGTCGCAAAGCCTGGGTCGAGCAATTGACGCTGGCAGCATTGCTGTTCACCACGGTGCCGTTGCTCAACGCATTGACCACCTCGCATCACCTCGGCGTGACGTTGAAACAGGGTGACTGGGCATTGGCCGGTTTCGACCTGACCTGCCTCGGCGCCGGTCTGTTTCTGGCGTGGGCTGCCTGGAAAATGCAGTGTGCAGACCACGCCGTTCGAGTGAAAAAAACACCTCGCGAAACACCCCGGCCGATCACGCTTGAGCAGGGGACCCACTGA
- a CDS encoding LysR substrate-binding domain-containing protein has protein sequence MSRQLHAQTYVWLQVFSCAARHLSFTRCAEELHITPGAVSQQIRQLEERLGFRLFHRRARGVELSAEGQRLAITVNEAYGSIDAELRRLDAGMISGILRVRSIPSFLSKWLTPRLPRLQQRYPDIQLRLVAEDSSVPLHEGDFDLAIDLNDGSYPGLLSTALLDEQIFPVCAPSLLRGRPPLHGPADLVHFPLLHDITAWRGSYEYAEWEFYLNAIGFDGADVRRGHTFNRNHLTIEAAIAGMGVAIARRTLLNDELERGTLIVPFGISVPNHKRYVLLYAPGALSHPGVRAVHDWLVEEAGIFRSLHPLSDGQL, from the coding sequence ATGAGTCGTCAATTGCATGCCCAGACTTACGTCTGGCTGCAGGTGTTTTCCTGTGCCGCGCGGCACCTGTCATTCACCCGGTGTGCCGAAGAATTGCACATCACCCCGGGGGCGGTGAGTCAGCAAATCCGACAGCTGGAAGAGCGTCTGGGTTTTCGCCTGTTTCACCGTCGTGCCCGGGGCGTGGAGTTGAGCGCGGAAGGGCAGCGACTGGCGATCACGGTCAACGAGGCTTACGGCAGCATCGATGCTGAGTTACGTCGTCTGGATGCGGGGATGATCAGCGGGATTCTGAGGGTACGCTCGATTCCCTCATTCCTCAGCAAATGGCTGACCCCGCGTCTGCCGCGCCTGCAACAGCGTTACCCGGACATCCAGCTGCGGCTGGTGGCCGAAGACAGCAGCGTGCCGTTGCATGAAGGGGATTTCGACCTGGCCATCGATCTTAACGACGGCAGCTATCCGGGCCTGTTATCCACAGCCCTGCTCGACGAGCAGATTTTCCCGGTGTGTGCGCCGAGCCTGTTGCGCGGACGGCCGCCGTTGCACGGGCCGGCGGATCTTGTGCATTTCCCGTTGCTGCACGACATCACGGCCTGGCGGGGCAGTTATGAATACGCGGAGTGGGAGTTTTATCTCAACGCCATCGGTTTCGATGGTGCCGACGTACGGCGCGGGCACACGTTCAATCGCAACCATTTGACCATCGAAGCGGCGATTGCCGGGATGGGGGTGGCGATTGCTCGGCGCACACTGCTTAACGATGAGTTGGAGCGGGGGACTTTGATCGTGCCGTTCGGAATTTCGGTGCCCAATCACAAGCGCTATGTATTGCTCTATGCGCCGGGTGCGCTGAGCCATCCGGGCGTGCGCGCGGTGCATGACTGGCTGGTGGAAGAAGCGGGGATTTTCCGCAGCCTGCACCCGTTAAGTGATGGCCAATTGTGA
- a CDS encoding L-serine ammonia-lyase, with translation MAISVFDLFKVGIGPSSSHTVGPMRAAATFAQALIDQHLLLDVQRVEIRLYGSLSATGVGHATDRATVMGLMGEWPDSIDPSTIEPRIQQLRETGQLSLVGERSIAFNWQHDLLLLDESLPYHPNAMSLTAFGASGQLFEQTYYSVGGGFIIEAAEAESGVAPTGDVELPYEFSSAVELLALCKQHNLRVSELMMANERAWRSDAEIRQGLLHIWSVMRECVEQGLRHEGVLPGGLNVPRRAAKLHRSLLEIGKPNVISSTLSAMEWVNLFALAVNEENAAGGRMVTAPTNGAAGIIPAVLHYYMKFNPDASDDDVVAFFLGAAAVGILCKKNASISGAEVGCQGEVGSACAMAAAGLADVLGATPEQLENAAEIGLEHNLGLTCDPVGGLVQVPCIERNAIAAVKAINATQMALRGDGKHFISLDRVIRTMRDTGADMHDKYKETSRGGLAVSWVEC, from the coding sequence ATGGCTATCAGTGTTTTCGATCTATTCAAAGTCGGCATCGGTCCGTCCAGTTCCCACACCGTCGGCCCGATGCGCGCCGCCGCGACCTTCGCCCAGGCCCTGATCGATCAACATTTGCTGCTCGATGTGCAGCGGGTGGAAATCCGTTTGTACGGCTCGCTTTCCGCCACCGGCGTCGGCCATGCCACTGACCGCGCGACGGTCATGGGTCTGATGGGCGAATGGCCAGACAGCATCGATCCGTCGACCATCGAGCCACGCATCCAGCAACTGCGCGAAACGGGTCAACTGTCTCTGGTCGGTGAACGCTCGATTGCCTTCAACTGGCAGCACGATCTCCTGTTGCTGGACGAGAGCCTGCCCTACCACCCGAACGCCATGTCGCTGACAGCCTTCGGTGCATCCGGGCAACTGTTCGAGCAAACGTACTACTCGGTCGGCGGCGGTTTCATCATCGAAGCGGCCGAAGCCGAATCTGGCGTAGCGCCGACCGGCGACGTCGAGTTGCCTTACGAATTCTCCAGCGCTGTCGAACTGCTGGCGCTGTGCAAGCAGCACAACCTGCGGGTGTCCGAACTGATGATGGCCAACGAACGGGCCTGGCGCAGCGACGCCGAGATCCGTCAGGGCCTGCTGCATATCTGGTCGGTGATGCGCGAGTGCGTCGAGCAGGGCCTGCGTCACGAAGGCGTCCTGCCTGGCGGTCTGAATGTTCCGCGTCGTGCGGCGAAATTGCACCGCAGCCTGCTGGAAATCGGTAAGCCGAACGTCATCAGTTCGACCCTGTCGGCGATGGAGTGGGTCAACCTGTTCGCCCTCGCCGTCAACGAAGAAAACGCCGCCGGCGGGCGCATGGTCACCGCGCCGACCAACGGTGCCGCCGGGATCATTCCGGCCGTCCTGCACTACTACATGAAATTCAATCCGGACGCGTCCGACGATGACGTGGTTGCGTTCTTTCTGGGCGCGGCAGCGGTCGGCATCCTGTGCAAGAAAAACGCTTCGATCTCCGGCGCCGAAGTCGGCTGCCAGGGCGAAGTCGGCTCTGCCTGTGCGATGGCCGCTGCGGGGCTCGCCGATGTGCTCGGCGCCACCCCGGAACAACTGGAAAACGCCGCCGAAATCGGCCTGGAACACAACCTCGGCCTGACCTGCGACCCAGTCGGCGGGCTCGTGCAGGTGCCGTGCATCGAGCGCAACGCCATCGCTGCGGTGAAGGCGATCAACGCCACACAAATGGCCCTGCGCGGCGACGGCAAACACTTCATTTCCCTCGACCGGGTCATCCGCACCATGCGCGACACCGGCGCCGACATGCATGACAAATACAAAGAGACTTCACGGGGCGGCCTGGCCGTGAGCTGGGTGGAGTGCTGA
- a CDS encoding DUF4880 domain-containing protein: MNPPMDFSAQVAEQAVHWLLEMQQGPLNPRQQQAWQQWIDAHSEHRRAWEHIQRVNSRLRGLSSPLAHAALNAPKSNSRRQALKLLLILGAGSAVTWGMREHNPLPSLLAEYRSPIGQRRKISLGAGGQLQLNTASAADVSGDGLIRLLEGEMLLTATQSFEVQTAQCLLKTRGARINVRQFADRTQVALFEGRVELSTQDRAPMLLPVARQLSFSATSVGEAEPLDANSGAWADGMLVAAHMRLGDFLDELGRYRRGQLNCDAKVADLLISGTYPLDDSERILDLLEISLPVKVKRFTRYWVTVEAKV, encoded by the coding sequence GTGAACCCGCCGATGGATTTTTCCGCACAGGTCGCCGAGCAGGCGGTGCACTGGCTGCTGGAAATGCAGCAGGGCCCGTTGAATCCGCGCCAGCAACAAGCCTGGCAACAATGGATCGACGCCCACAGCGAACATCGCCGCGCCTGGGAACACATTCAGCGGGTCAATTCGCGGTTGCGCGGATTGTCATCGCCTCTGGCCCATGCCGCGTTGAACGCGCCGAAGTCCAATAGCCGGCGTCAGGCGCTGAAGTTGTTGCTGATTCTCGGCGCCGGCTCGGCAGTTACCTGGGGAATGCGCGAGCACAATCCGTTGCCGTCACTGCTGGCCGAATACCGCAGCCCGATCGGTCAGCGGCGCAAGATTTCGCTTGGCGCAGGAGGCCAGTTGCAACTCAACACCGCGAGTGCGGCGGATGTCAGCGGTGACGGTCTGATCCGTCTGCTCGAAGGCGAAATGCTGCTGACCGCCACTCAATCCTTCGAAGTGCAAACCGCCCAATGCCTGCTGAAAACTCGAGGGGCGCGGATCAATGTTCGGCAGTTTGCCGACCGCACGCAGGTTGCGTTGTTTGAGGGTCGAGTCGAGTTGAGCACACAGGATCGCGCTCCGATGTTGCTGCCGGTCGCACGGCAATTGAGTTTCAGCGCCACCTCTGTCGGCGAAGCCGAACCGCTGGACGCCAACAGCGGCGCCTGGGCCGACGGCATGCTGGTGGCCGCGCACATGCGCCTGGGTGACTTCCTCGACGAACTCGGCCGCTATCGTCGCGGGCAGCTCAATTGCGATGCGAAAGTGGCTGACTTGTTGATCTCCGGGACTTATCCACTGGACGACAGCGAGCGGATTCTCGATCTGCTGGAAATCAGCCTGCCGGTAAAAGTGAAACGCTTTACCCGTTACTGGGTGACGGTCGAAGCCAAGGTTTGA
- the fecA gene encoding TonB-dependent Fe(3+) dicitrate receptor FecA, translated as MHSNRLTPLARTLCNLVLGASLSFSALPFAQAADTKAYHIAPSPLENALNQFGREAGVLISFGSQVTSGVKSRGLEGNYTAEQGLNALLQGTGLQARAEGGNAFSLQPSSDTALELDTSKVVGDWLGEAAQVNVFEHPGARDVIRREEFERQGATQARDVLNRIPGVNAPENNGTGSHDMALNFGIRGLNPRLAARSTVLMDGIPVPFAPYGQPQLSFAPISMGNMDAVDVVRGGGAVRYGPQNVGGVVNFVTRAIPDEPTVKGGFQTETSPSSSHDGFKTSANLLAGGTNENGLGGAILYSGTRGGDWREHSDTEIDDLILKGKYQLDEANSFNAMAQYYEGKADMPGGLNVADYDADPYQSTRPKDQFWGRRTMFNFGYRYQEDRREFTANTFFTKTLRSGYLDQGTFLSLSPREYWVRGLETRFAQGFDIGPTSHEVGVGYRYINEAGHELRYRTSIASNEFPTTNSRNDRDTRGGTEANAFFVDDRIDIGKWTITPGVRYEMIESQQTNNLTNVKYKGDYNTALPALNVLYHLTDTWNLYANTEGSFGSVQYSQMPNRVSSGEVKPEKARTWELGTRYDNGALRAEIGAFLINFDNQYESNQTNDSVIARGETRHQGIETSVNYALDDLSPALAGFDVYATYAYVDATIREDGPNKGNRVPFSSKHKGTIGVGYTEGPWKLNLDSSFQSDQFADNANTSKESADGSTGKIPGYMLFSSRAGYDFGPQLSDLNVAVGVKNIFNTQYFTRSFDDNNKGKYVGEPRTVYVQTSVAF; from the coding sequence ATGCACTCCAACCGCCTCACGCCGCTGGCCCGAACCCTGTGCAATCTCGTCCTCGGCGCCAGTCTGAGCTTCAGCGCCCTGCCCTTTGCGCAGGCCGCCGACACCAAGGCTTACCACATCGCCCCGTCGCCGCTGGAAAACGCCCTCAACCAGTTCGGCCGTGAGGCTGGTGTGCTGATCTCGTTTGGCTCGCAGGTCACCAGCGGTGTGAAAAGCCGTGGGCTGGAAGGCAACTACACAGCGGAACAAGGTCTGAACGCGCTGCTCCAAGGCACCGGCCTGCAAGCCCGCGCCGAAGGCGGCAATGCGTTCAGCCTCCAACCATCGAGCGATACGGCGCTGGAGCTGGACACCTCGAAAGTGGTTGGCGACTGGCTGGGTGAAGCCGCTCAGGTCAACGTTTTTGAACATCCCGGCGCTCGTGACGTGATCCGTCGCGAAGAATTCGAACGCCAGGGCGCAACCCAGGCCCGTGACGTGCTCAATCGTATTCCCGGTGTCAACGCCCCGGAAAACAACGGCACCGGCAGCCACGACATGGCGCTGAACTTCGGCATACGCGGCCTCAACCCGCGCCTGGCCGCACGTTCGACCGTTTTGATGGACGGCATTCCGGTGCCGTTCGCGCCTTACGGTCAACCACAGTTGTCGTTCGCACCGATCAGCATGGGCAACATGGACGCGGTGGACGTCGTGCGAGGTGGCGGCGCCGTGCGTTACGGCCCGCAAAACGTCGGCGGCGTGGTCAACTTTGTGACCCGGGCGATTCCGGACGAGCCGACCGTCAAGGGCGGATTCCAGACCGAAACCAGTCCATCGTCCAGCCATGACGGCTTCAAGACCAGCGCCAACCTGCTGGCCGGCGGCACCAACGAGAACGGACTGGGCGGTGCGATACTGTATTCCGGCACGCGCGGTGGCGACTGGCGCGAACACAGCGACACGGAAATCGACGACCTGATCCTCAAGGGCAAATACCAGCTCGACGAAGCCAACAGTTTCAACGCCATGGCCCAGTATTACGAAGGCAAGGCCGACATGCCCGGTGGCCTGAATGTCGCCGATTACGATGCCGACCCGTATCAGTCGACCCGGCCGAAAGACCAGTTCTGGGGCCGTCGCACGATGTTCAACTTCGGCTATCGCTACCAGGAAGATCGCCGCGAATTCACCGCCAACACCTTCTTCACCAAGACCCTGCGCAGCGGTTATCTGGATCAGGGCACGTTCCTGTCGCTGTCACCACGCGAATACTGGGTTCGCGGTCTGGAAACCCGTTTCGCCCAAGGCTTCGACATCGGCCCGACCAGCCATGAAGTCGGTGTCGGCTATCGCTACATCAACGAGGCCGGCCACGAGTTGCGCTATCGCACATCGATCGCCAGCAACGAATTCCCGACCACCAACAGCCGCAACGACCGCGACACTCGTGGCGGCACCGAGGCCAATGCGTTCTTCGTCGATGACCGGATCGACATCGGCAAGTGGACGATCACACCGGGCGTGCGCTACGAGATGATCGAATCGCAGCAGACCAACAACCTGACCAACGTCAAATACAAGGGCGACTACAACACCGCACTGCCGGCGTTGAACGTGCTGTATCACCTGACCGACACCTGGAACCTGTACGCCAACACCGAAGGTTCGTTCGGCAGCGTGCAATACAGCCAGATGCCCAACCGCGTAAGCAGCGGCGAAGTGAAACCGGAGAAGGCCCGCACCTGGGAACTCGGCACCCGTTACGACAACGGTGCGCTGCGCGCGGAAATCGGCGCGTTCCTGATCAACTTCGACAACCAGTACGAAAGCAACCAGACCAACGATTCGGTAATCGCCCGTGGCGAAACCCGCCATCAAGGCATCGAGACCAGCGTCAATTACGCGCTGGATGACTTGAGTCCGGCACTGGCCGGCTTCGATGTCTACGCCACTTATGCCTATGTCGACGCGACCATCCGCGAGGACGGTCCGAACAAGGGCAATCGTGTGCCGTTCTCGTCGAAACACAAAGGCACGATCGGCGTCGGTTACACCGAAGGGCCGTGGAAACTGAATCTGGACAGCAGCTTCCAGAGCGACCAGTTCGCCGACAACGCCAACACCTCGAAGGAAAGCGCCGACGGCAGCACCGGCAAGATCCCGGGCTACATGCTGTTCAGCAGCCGCGCCGGTTATGACTTCGGCCCGCAGCTGTCGGACCTGAACGTAGCAGTGGGGGTGAAGAACATCTTCAACACCCAATACTTCACTCGCTCGTTCGATGACAACAACAAGGGCAAGTATGTCGGTGAGCCGCGCACGGTGTATGTGCAGACATCCGTTGCCTTCTGA